Part of the Etheostoma cragini isolate CJK2018 chromosome 8, CSU_Ecrag_1.0, whole genome shotgun sequence genome, TTTATAACAGAGTGCCCATCTAAAAAGGAAACAGCATTAACAACTGCTCATTTGTGTTTAAgtgtacaaatataaaaaagctatttaaaaacGGAGCCTTCCATGAACGGAATTACacctttaaaatattgcttgattacgcaaatttgattgtgggaagctaaaatcgtgattaaaatttgattaattgtgcagccctaacttGAGTTCACTGTTGCGTGCTCATTCTAAGATTAAAATTAGTTTACTTGTACAGTGAATAACTTACCTCCATCTATCGGACCACCACGCTCGTCCAGCTTGCGAGACAGTTCTTCTTTAAATGCCTGGTTTCTATGGCGACGGCCCGGGGTGAAGCCACATATGGGCCTGTCTACTGGCCGAGCTACTTCCACCTCCTGGGTCATCTCCGCAAAACGCATCACCAGCTGGACAAACAAACAGTGTGTCGTTTGTGTGTCAGACGGAAAAACAACGTAAATGTTCATAAAAATAACGTAAGGGACACAGTAAAGGTGCAGGATGAACTTACCAATGTTTCCTCATAGTCATCAGCCTTGGGATTGACGCAGACAACCATTCTCACTTTTCCCTCTCCGTCAAAGTAGTTCTTGAACAAATGGGTTACTTTAGAGTCTCTGTAGGGGACCATCTGTAAGAGAAAACTTACATTTACCTACATGGTTCATCGGTACAATTGACAGTCTTCAGCATGGTGATTCCTACCCTGTTTGTGCCACAGATCTGGTTCTCTCGAAGTATCTCGATGCACGTCCGCAGATTCAGCAGAGACTGATTGATGTTACCTGTGAGGTTAGAATGTCGTTTAATCTCACATGAACTTCAGCTACAAATAAGCTAAATTTTGATGTTGATGGGTAACAAACCTGCTTCCCGTATACGGGTGCCTTCTGCCCCTGTCCTACCGGTGCGCTCACTTCCTGCCAAGTCCACCAGGCACAGCTGACTAACAGACACCTGGTTTTTATCCTGACAAACACAATTAGAAAATACTTCAGTAATAAAGCCCAACTCTCGCCAAAATACAACCTATGGTCTTTTTGTGAACgtacctgagtcaaactttagtttaaaagcataattaggatggaAACGCCACTTTTAAGACTGACCATATTCTCGTTATGGGTCTAATGGTTTTTtaaatgggagtgctaggggcactttAACGATAGCATCAAAaccactatttttaaaacactaagaaggctcgacacaacatgaaacattgcttaaagtatcaccaggggctctacacttGAAAGCAAGCATTGACaacattatttgtgtttatatCAACTCACTGTAGCAGTTGGTTTTGCCGGTCGCCGCCATCTAGCAAGTCAAAAATAGTCGATCTCCGAATGCACCGCAACAGGGAGGAcaataaagatggaaagctcctaaagcttagttccatataaattCAAGGATAATTTGTTGATAACAATATTGACCTTgaagttgaaaaaggagcctcatataagTGACATTTTGCCATACGGAGTCCGttcatttgacactttttgactGACAAGATGGCAGATagtgtaaacaacaacaaccactaCAGTGAGTCCAGCTAGCTGACTGGATTcagcctgcagagatctgaggagcagttaaccaaagtcctcaTAAAATTGACCGCCAAttcaaattccaacacaaatGAAGAGGGAGGAAACAGTCATCTGCGGAAAATGCATCCAGCGTAATTTCCGGCAGCCCTGGAACAAACCCAGTTGTGGATGTGGACTAAGTTTCAACtgacctgaagaatgttgtcGCCGTCTGCATCCAAAGGAGCCTGAGCCAGTTTAACAATGAGCACACTGTGGGAGCGACTGGACTCTCTGTTCAGGCGGGTGTTTGcaactttcctctttttctgacCTGGAACAACATAGAATAGACAACTTTGCAAACTTGTTTACACACAGATAGCATCTTTGCATGCAATTTCAACTGCTCTAAACTGTTATAGGCACAAAACGTTTACATGACCTGCTCAGAGAGAAGATTAACAGGTAATTTCCTGGCCAGAGATGACCCAGAGGTCAGCAGTGTCAGTTCAGTCACATCTACATCATTGCAATGTTCTTCCTTACTCCACATTTCCCCCCCTTTaatcccttaaaaaaaaattaatttccaAAAGCAGATCCTACAACAACTTACCTCTCCAGAATACTTGAAATGCCTCCTCAGCAGACTTGACTTCGACCTCCATACAACCAGCAACATACATGTTGTGGTTCTGATCCTCTCTGAGGATTTTAGATTGAGGCGGTCTAAATTGAGAGCGTAAAAGTGTTAGTAACTGACAACGTGGaatttcatttttcatgcaaCAGGTATGCAGTATCAAACATATGGAGGGGAATATTAATGATGCTTCcagccaaaaaaataaaatcagtggCAATCACAAAGCAACAGAGAGCAGGTTTGGGGCCATTCAGGAGCTTTGCCATTACAAAGACTACAAGCATTAGCAGGAGGTGACGTAATGATTTTAGGACTAAATGAACACTCATCAACACTGGAGACATGAGGTGGTGTAGCCTGCAGCGCTGTCAGTCAAGTTTCGGGTTGGTGGTAACGGACCTCTATATGTTATTGGCACTGACCGAATGCGGCTAAAGCGCACAGTGCCAAAATTTGGCAGTGAATGCTCGCTTAGATTCTTTAAAATCAGTCAAACTATTtgatttaaattgtaatttttccaATTTGATTTTGTAAAGTTCTTGTACCATTGCTTGTGTTTAACAtttgatctataaaatgtcagaaaaatcacacaaagaaatataccaaagtgatttttttgcttgttttcccTGACCAGCAGTCCAAACCCTTATTATGTTCAGTTTACTAGCACACAAGACTaggaagaaaacagcaaatgttCACAAGAGGAGAATAGTTAGTCTGGTAATCAAATGTTTAATCATTCCAGCTGTATTTGGTGTTTTGTCATAAAAGGTTTATTTCTAAAAGTAAGCTATCAACTGGGGCCATTATATAAATAAGTCCTTATTTTAAcatgtcttttctttaattgtgtattttgttactaaaatagatgaaaaaaaaaaatagtgtatGCATTGTTCCTGAAATGCAACCCTACTTCTGTTCTTTTAAGTAAAAGAAGTTTCCATAACAAGTCACTAaatcaaaaaatttaaaaactccAGTGTTGACAAGGCTCGATTTTATAATCTTGAGTGCATATTTTTGTGTAACATAGAGAGTTCATCTTAAAGGCTACTAGTCTGGTGATTCTACGAGTATTCACCGGTCACATACATGAACTCAGTGTTCTGGCGCACAGGTGTGCCTCCACCATTCCAcctagtaaaaagaaaagataattgTCTTCCAAAATAAAGAACCTCTGCAAACCACTCGATTTAGATATAACATTTTGATGTCTCTGAACCGTTATAACAGAACGCTGATTTACTATTCTTCATTCTTTAAAAGGCTTGTGTATATTTCTTAATTACTCCTTTCACTTTAAATTTTCCAGACTCACTTTGGTTTGATTGCATCCTCCTGATTTTCCTCCAGAAGGTCATAGATGTAGTTGTTGTAGATTTCTATGTAGGAAACGAAGACACTGTAGCTGCTGTCCTCATCCACACCTTCGGTTTTATACGCCTCCTCCGACTTAATCATGTCAGCAATTTCAGGATCAAGCTTTTGTCTGAAATCAAAGTAGTTAAATATCAGTTACAGTGTAGCAGAGGACTGGGGTTTAACAGGACGCAAGACTTACTTGGAGGAGGATGCTGATGATGGTTTAGAAACAGACGAGTTGTTTTCTCGTCTTTGGCGCTCCAACAAAGCATCAACTTCATTCTGGACTTCCATTCCGTTTTTGTCATCAACCTTGAAAACCTGaaagaagacaaacagaaaaacaggaggaattaaaattagattaatacatgtatatacTTTACAAAGTATTATTAAAGTGTGGCGGTACAATAGATGATCgacattttttgaatgtttacTCTCTTACATATCTTTTGGCCTGGTAGGGTCCTATACTGTTGAAGATCATGTCAAGAGAGCGAGGTAGAAGTCCACCCTGGCCGGGAGAGCCAGTCATAGTGAATGTCTTTCCACTTCCTGTCACCCCGTACGTGAAGAGCAGACCTGCAACAATACCGCAAAATTACTGATGTTTAGTATGCAAATTAGGCAACTGGCTActgttggtttttttttttttttggggggggggcttctttTTTAGATGGCCAGGAGTCCTACCATTTTTTCCATGAATGAGGTCATCGACAAGAGGTTTGGCCACATGCTCAAACAGCTCCATCTGAGATATTGACACtccaaatacttttttgaaGGAATATTGTGTCTGAGAAGCAAAagagaaattaataatttagttaaaaaaaaaaaaaatattacagcaaAAGCTGTCTTAAATCCCACTAAAACCCACCAATGTGCTATTTTATCGCCATACTTTAGACCAACTAAACAACAGTTTGCGTGTTTATGATAATTAAAACAGTTCACATATGTTATCAATGTAATATTGTTGTGGCTAAGACAGTACTTGTTAATAGGAACAATATATTGTTGGCTTTGGTTTTTTTCATGGAATTTGCTTCtaggaagaaaaacattgacTGTAAGCAGCTGTATccttaacattaacattgagTAAAGGATGACAAACACCTCTGCTAGAAAGGGTACAACATCCGTTACCTCTTTATACTCTCCATTGCGGTTTGTTTTGAAACCTTCAGGGGCGTGCAGCTGGATGGTGGTGCTGCTGATAACCTCAATGCAGCACTCCTCGTCCTCCACACCCAGAGGTCGTACACGGCAGTACACCTGAGCAAACGTTACAGGAAGAGGATGTGTTCATCAGTTTTTACACCAAGTGTACGGTGTCTTTAGCCAAACTTGTTAACTAGTAACAAGTTGGACTTTATAACTGACGCGATGATGTTACAGCTTGCCAAACATCCACACAACACATCCCAAAAGTACGTTAATGATTGTTAACTAACATTAACGTACAGTTTGTGTTCTTGAACAAACTTAAGCGACACTCACCCCAACCGGGTCTTTTTGGTTGCTGGAAGGCTTTTTAGGAGGCCTGCGGGGGGTTTTACCCTTCctgaaaaataattacatttaattagcaCTGTAACTTACATAGTTAGCGTTAGCTTTTCATTACAGTAATAGCGTTGTGATAAGTTGAAAAAGCAGCTGGCTAAACGGCTTAGCCCCCGGCTAACATTCAACAATAAGCTAACTAGTCTTACATTGTTTGCGTTGGATTTCGTCGACAAGCCCGTAAACTATAACACGATATTACGCATGACCATAGTAGTTAATGTACGCaattattttatgaaaagtTGTAATTCTACTTACGCTTGTCTGTTCATTGTAACTCGCTGGTGGGGGGTATTTTACCGTCCCTGTTCCTACAATTTTGAACTTTCCCTCCGCCTCTAATCAGAGGACTTTTTCAAAACGAGCCGGCAGCAGCCAATaacatttcacaacaaaaataCGTATTTCCGCCTTTACTTCCGACCCCTTTAGGAAACAtcagaaatgtgaaatgtgtaaaGTCTTCAGACACTAGAAAGAAGGCGTGACAGGCAAAAATCCTAAGAAACCatatgcaaacaaaaataaacagcaacaaGGAGAACTGGAATTTTCACAACAGTATTCTTTTTggtttaaataatgaatttcaAATTGTTGTAACTAATCTAAGCAATTCACATTGTAGGCTATATACATTCAAATGCAGcctgttttacttttatgttgtatttcatttgttatttattttaacttgcACTATTCTGTCTTAGATTCttatttacttttcatttttatttacttttcattGAGACCCAAGTTTTTATTTACTTCAATGCATTGCTTTTGTAAtggtttaattattaataataaaaacttgaTATCATTAAGGTTTAAACCGAACATGGTATTTACAAAGGttaagctttttatttgttttaacatttcattttaattatgtaactgtcttttattattaattcatgtaATCAGTTGTATGTGTCACTCTGAACtccaaaataatgtttttttgtgtgtgtttttttacatagacTGTACTTCATAAATATGGGCACTCAACAATCTGATCCTCAGTTTGTAGCATATAcagttaaataaaggtttgtaGTCCTACCGAAACACCAAACATGGCGCCAACTTGGGAGATAAAACCTGACACCTACCGGCTACCAGTTGTAACACATAAAAGTTACAAAACAGACGTGCAGCCGCACGTTTTCATGCTGTGTTATGCAAACGTCGGAGTTCCTGCAGCATTAAACGCTGAACGCAGCAGGCGAGCCGTCTGTTTGAAGCTTATCGTGACAGCTAGATGAGTTAGTGTCGAGTCAAATcttatgtgttgtgttgtgcagtAAAATCGCTAATTTTTTAAGGggagaaatgaaaacaagacagaaaaagtcAGCAGAGGCATCTGAATCAAAGAgtaaagtgaagaaaagagCTGGGGAGACTTCCGGTCCAACGCTCTCAAAAAAACTACGAGGAAAAAAAGATGGCGAAACATCTAAACAAGGTATCTAGCCCTGACAGAACAGCTTCAGTAACGTTACACTGCACACGAAATGTTCTTATGACAGTAACGTTGGTCTTGCAGGGCCTCCTCTCAAGTCTACAGGAGCCCAGAAGAGAGCAGGGTACGGGAGCATCCTGCACTACATTTACAAGAGCACTCTGGGACAAAGTCTTCACTCACAGATGAGACAGGTGAGACTGCTGCTGCAGGCTGCCCAGAGGGACCAAATACACAGTTTAACAGTGTACATTCAAATATGTCATGACTGTATGTGAATGTAGGAGATGTATGCGTTATAATTTAATCATTCCATGGGTGCAAggtatcattattattatcatttcgttgaaaaaaaatactcatgGCTAGAATATCTCGCAGTTGTACATTTAACAATGTTGTCTCTTGCAGTGTCTCCAGGAACCTTTTGTTCGCTCGCTGTTGTCCTATCATCTCCACAGTGCTACCAGCCCCTTCAACCGCAGAGTCACCTGTCTGGAGTGGCATCCCACTCATCCCACCACTATGGCTATGGGTTCCAAGGGTGGTGACATATATCTGCAAGACTTTAAGGTGCCCACGAAGAAATCTTTTCTTCAAGGGGTGAGTTCCTGCATCAGGTACTTAAATGACCAACCGTACTATTTGTTTTTGAGGCTGTGATTAATTCTTGAAATTAGTTTTACTTGACGGCACACTTTTATTGGTTCTCCGCTTAGATGGGGGTTTGGAGACTCAGTTACAGACATGAAGTTTAACAAGTTAAATCCCAGTCAGCTGTTCACCTTGTCAATTGGGGGTTCAACAGCACTGCGAGATTTCAATGGAACAACTCTTGACAGTGTTTGTCAACACAGACATACTGATGTAAGACTGAATCACCTTGTTTTCTGTGAACTACAATCAGAAAGGTTAGTTGATTGTAGGCCAGAGCGTCAGTCTTTTTGTTGGGTGGCCCTTATGGAAAACATTTGTATGTTAGAGTAGTGCTGATACCTGCCCTGTGATAGAcctgtatttgtgtttctgtgcacaGAACGGAGCAGGAGACTTCATCGGTGGGATGAAGTTTTGCCCAACGGACCTTTCCAAAGTCTATGTGGCTTCTGGTGAGGGCACATTGACCATACAGAGCTTTGAGGGCCACAAGCCCACCGTTCTGTCCAGAACACAAGACTGTGGCCACAGTCACCACAATGTTTGGTGAGAAAACTGCAGAAAAGACTGCTGCTTAGCTCAAAGAGATGCTGGGATCTTGTCAATGTAATGCTAAAGTATAATGTGTGCTTCTCTAACATTTTAGCttttcatgaaataaaaaaagatatgtgtttgtgtatcttaAGACTTAAGACATACTATATAGGATCAAtgtgaaaactgtaaaatcCCCAAATAAAGGCATAATTCTCTTTTGGACAGTAGTGATGGGGAATGTTGCTTTAATTCgtgtgattttctttgttttttttcttttttttccagacaacTCATCCCATAgtgtattttcaaaaatgtccatATGGAATCTTTATCTTCATCCTTGTTTAATTTGCCATCTGTTATATCCAGTAAACTCACTTTGTTCTGTTTCTTACAGTTCCTGGTACTGCTGCGTTGATGTGTCTGTTAGTCGACAGATGCTTGTGATAGGAGACAGCGCGGGACAGCTTGTACTCCTGGGTTTGGATGGCCAAAAGGTAAGCGTCCATTATTCTACTATATATTAATGAGACAACAAAGAACCTGTGTTGTCTAATGGTCGctaaagagatttgtttggttttaattttgtaGATTTTCAGTGACAAGTTGCACAAAGCCAAAGTGACCCACGCAGAGTTCAACCCccgttgtgattggttgttggCGACGGCTTCAGTCGATCATACTGTGAAACTTTGGGACCTGAGAAACATCAAGGATAAGAAGAGCTTTCTCCATGAGATGCCTCATGAGAGAGCCGTCAATTCAGGTGACACTCTCATTTAGATAACTCTTTGTTAAGTGACTGCTTTCCATCTTTGCtacatactttcttttttttttagaatattcTGTGACATTTGTCCaatataaatgatttaaagTAAATAACAATAAGCGTAAGGTGTCCTGACTTTTGAAGAGACCTTGATTCTACCATCCATGTCTCTCATTAATAAATATAGTTGTGTAGTAGTAGTTAAAGGTGTCCTTGTTTTCGTAAGATGCAAGTCATCCtgttcagttttctttttttttctttaaaaagaaaaaatggtaGTTACAAGAACCTAGAATAAGTTAATTGCTGTGATTCTTATGCATTACAGTTGCTATGACAGCTTGACAAACCTAaggattgttttttaaagctgttaCTGTCTGTTTCTCACAGCCTACTTCAACCCATTGGACTGCACCAAGTTGCTCACCACAGATCAGTGCGATCAGATCCGGGTGTACGCGTCCTCTGATTGGTCGAAGCCTCAACACATTATCCAACATCCACACAGACATTTTCAGCATCTCACACCCATCAAGGTTAGTTTCTTCTCTAGATGAGGGATCATGACTTAACAAAAGTAGTTTAGTCGCACAAGGGATTGACGCACATACCCAAACCGCAAGAAAGCAGTTCACAGAAGCCATTACCTTTTGTAGAAAATAAAGAACCAGGTTTCAACAGAattctgttgtttctctgtaGGCCACATGGCACCCTTTCTATGACCTAATCGTTGTGGGCCGCTACCCTGATGACAGAGTTTGCTCCGGAGATCAGAAGATCGTCGACATCTTTGACACCAACACAGCAGCTCTCGTGTGTCAACTGCAAGATCCCAATGCTCCAGGGATCAAATCTGTGAGTATGTTTTCAAAGCACCGGGGAAAACCGTAAAGACATGAAAACGTGTTATTAACACAGATGTATGTATTTACAGATCAACAAGTTCAATCCAATGGGCGACGTGATTGGATCTGGAATGGGTGAGTtaacaatattgcaataagggcaaccgacccgattggttcatttacattttagcatacttaaacagttgcacattttgttgttcccatcttgtatatatttaaatatttgttcttatattttattcttatattttgttattatttcatgtatattgtatgtatgtatattttgtgtgctgctgtaacactgtaatttcccaatttttgggatcaataaatatgtatgtatgtatgtatgtatgtatgtatgtatgtatgtatgtatgtatgtatgtagctATCTATCTTTTTCAAAAGCACTCCATTGATAGATGTCAGGGTTCCTGCAGCACTTTGCACCCAACACGTCTGCCGCCTTAACTGAGCGATATCCACTGTGTTACCCTGTcctgttttctccttttcattccAAACCGTGACCAACGCCAGTCAGATGGTGTAACCCCCACCCTAACACCCTAACTAACAAATTTTCTGCGGGAAACCCTGTATGTTTTTCTGATCAAACTAGTTCTGTGAGAGGTTAACGTGTGTCACTAATGCTGCTTAATGTTCACTCGCAGGGGCAACGGTGCTGGTCTGGGATCAAAAAGAGTCCTTGATCAGTGATCCGCATCAAGCACAGGAGGAAACCTCGACCTCGGTGGACAGTTTAAGAGGCCAGCGAAGGTGTCAGCAGCAGCGCTCCAGCAGGGACAGGAGAGGTCCTGTTTTGGATGCAAAGCTTAAGAAGAAACTGGCTTCTCTGAAAGAATTGGAGACCAAGACCCAGACCGGGAgtactaaacaaaaacaagcacagaTGAGGAAGAAGTAAACTATGTAATGGTGCGGATCCATGTATATATTcctatttttactgtttgtgtcTCTAACTTCAGGGATTgttgaaaattgttttttcataatgtttttctACTGtactataataaaaaatattgtttgataccaaatttaatattaattttacaAATCATTCATACTATGAAAACACATTACAGAAAGATTTAAGGCAAGTGATTTATTGCATACACCTTTCTCTCACATAGATAGGCAGTTTGTGTATCATGCGTAACTGAAGAGATAATTTCCACGTAGTTCATGGACAGTGACATTTGCCAGCTGGAGCAGCACTTCACTCCAGGCCTCCTGTTCCTTTCTTCTGTCCTGATGCCAGGCCTGCTGGGCAGAGTACACCAGGCTCAGGACAAGAACATCAAACTGATCATGAGTCAGCGGCCTGCTTCTCTGGTCCTTCAGTGTGGTCACCATCTGCATCATGGAGCTCAGACTTCTAGGAATGTTGTCATTGATCTGAGACAGAAAAGCTCGCCCTAGCCTCATCGATGCCATCTCTTTGTCGAGCATTACAACGTTGTTGTCCTGGTCGATCTCCACCCCGCCCAGCAAGAACTGCGCAAAGGATAGTTAAGGAAATATGCATAACTTACACTGCAAGTAAAATATGGCACAGTTTGGGATTTAGCTGTGTAGACATCTGTTAACACTAAAATGAAGAACTTACCTCAAACATCAGGTTTGCATCAGAGATTGACGAGCCAGGTTTTTGAGAAGTTGGACTTCTGCCTGCAGCCACATCTAAAGTAGAAAATACTGAAGTTTAATTAACATTATTCAAATGCGAAGAAGGTTTCTGTGCCTGGATACACCTtttgtacttcttttttttttttaaactgaacattGATCAGTGCATGCAGTATCTCTATATATCAACCTAAAAATGCTCAAATGCAAGAATGTATTCCGTTTCTGCTTACCTTGCAGCACTTGTCCAAACAAAAGCAATAGGATCACCTGGAAGCAGATTTTGAGTTGTTTCTTCGTATGCATTTTTCTTCTGATTATTTCTGACTGATAAACCCCCTCAACGAATTTTGTGAATCCTTTCCGAAGCAGCTCAGCCTGAGTAGCACTTGTTTTTCCACCTtggaaaaaagggaccaaaagcCAGATGGCTGTGATTCAGAGCAGAGAGACCTATCCTGGTTCCTCATCCACAGCATCAAGAACTCTGCTTAACACACCGTTTGTTCTGCCCTAATTCAAGTACAAACATTTAAGTTATTACCTGAATGATGGATTTTACCAGTATATTAATGTTGAACAATACATAACTGAACAAAAGATATATGAAAATCATTCATGTAGTTAATATCAATTAACTAAACCTAAGGGTCCTTCTCTACATAAGTCGAATAAAAGAAGAGGTGTTAGGgcatttttggcatttctttataAACGAATGAGATTTTGCAGGTAgatttagttaattttttttatttgcaactatgaatgaaaatgtacccaataaagtcaaattattcaccacaaaatcaaaatgttactAATTTACAGTTAAACTCAATACAAGCATGAACAGGCATCAAATTCTGTGGGTGAAGCCATCTTTGAAAATATATCCAGAATTAATGCTCTAATTCACACTCGAAAACCTACAGAATTCATTGGAATAGATGTCAGTTGAAAGCTTTGGTTTTAGGTGGAATAGGATAAGACAAATATATTACATAACCTTAAAATGTGCCGCTGTTGCTGAAGATTAGCCCAATATACAACAAACACGTGCCCTGGAGTCATTTACTATGTGGCTAATTAGGTAATTAGCTATGTGTCCAACCTACATAACTGACTCCTCTCacttaaaattatgttttttagtATACTTGAGCAATTGCTTATATTTTGTGAGCGGAATGGCTACAACATTATGTGCATTGTAAGCATCCTAATTCCAAAATGACAGTTGTAGTAACACAGCTCTACCACATGGAAGCAGCAGCACCAGTTGATGCCAGCAATTCTTTTCGCATCTGACCGAtgaaaaagtttatttatttccGGTGGAGAGTTCAACTGCTCCTGGATATAAAGGTAACGACGATTGTTTACTACTCTTTAAACAAAATTAACCATTACGAGTCTTTTGCCTAATTTTTAGTCCTAGTTATAACTCAACCTACATGATATCGCGGTTGAATTGTGATCCAATTCAACTAGCTATCAGCTATCAAGCTTGCCGCTGTGGGCTGGTCTGTATAAGCGTAGTAGGCGAGTTGTTTTTCCTAGGATGGCGGAGGTAGGTCCCGCCCTCTCTGCTTTActttgcctctgattggcttaccctgacGTTCCTACCAGAAATGTACTCCTCTTGCCTTCACCTAGCCAACCCAATCAACGGAGGCATTGAAAAGTAGCCAATTAGAGTGAGAGTAGGCCGGGTCATGCCGTCCCCATGTCATTGCTATTCTAGGATTTCATTTTGTTGCTAACCGTAAACACAACACATCTAGCCAACGTTAGCTTGTTAGACAGAGCCTCTGACGTTAACTTAACAAACATAGAGAAGTGTTTCATAAAACGTTAGCTCATTTAATAGCAatacaagacagagagagattagACAGCGTCTAATCACGCTTTGGAGtaactgctttttgtttttgcatattgTAGTGTTATACACTCATGTTATACAGTTTAATACTAC contains:
- the kif23 gene encoding kinesin-like protein KIF23 isoform X3: MNRQAKGKTPRRPPKKPSSNQKDPVGVYCRVRPLGVEDEECCIEVISSTTIQLHAPEGFKTNRNGEYKETQYSFKKVFGVSISQMELFEHVAKPLVDDLIHGKNGLLFTYGVTGSGKTFTMTGSPGQGGLLPRSLDMIFNSIGPYQAKRYVFKVDDKNGMEVQNEVDALLERQRRENNSSVSKPSSASSSKQKLDPEIADMIKSEEAYKTEGVDEDSSYSVFVSYIEIYNNYIYDLLEENQEDAIKPKWNGGGTPVRQNTEFIPPQSKILREDQNHNMYVAGCMEVEVKSAEEAFQVFWRGQKKRKVANTRLNRESSRSHSVLIVKLAQAPLDADGDNILQDKNQVSVSQLCLVDLAGSERTGRTGAEGTRIREAGNINQSLLNLRTCIEILRENQICGTNRMVPYRDSKVTHLFKNYFDGEGKVRMVVCVNPKADDYEETLLVMRFAEMTQEVEVARPVDRPICGFTPGRRHRNQAFKEELSRKLDERGGPIDGDGHSVINSMAHCLPPLPSSELTDPNDDITLPRLIEALRNRHRIRQMMVDDYNNAANRMKSMLQELDNNLISKENVIHEQNSKLVEKDKIIQNNKAEIERLEKRTKTQEHKIDILQKTTKIYEDDQRTLKYELETREQRLHREQSDKRRLEQRMQGMVTDTQYKWEKECDRRVNAMQLEMQNKLWVKDEKLKQLKAIVTESKTPGRPDPPPRQTQRQPRSQTPRLPQPQTQPQTQPQWPSREERLPAKRSASPSPIPTMTPVRPLHRRSRSAGGEKWVDHKPSSSLDLGTVLQPVIPNSIQVSTPSEKTLSKCDRYVLTHQEVASDGEIQTQLIKGEVMKTRGGGQAVQFTDIETLKQELTTVPRRKRKSSEGTPANGDNTDGAWTDVETRCSAAVEMRAGSNLGPGYEHHAITKRRKP
- the kif23 gene encoding kinesin-like protein KIF23 isoform X4; amino-acid sequence: MNRQAKGKTPRRPPKKPSSNQKDPVGVYCRVRPLGVEDEECCIEVISSTTIQLHAPEGFKTNRNGEYKETQYSFKKVFGVSISQMELFEHVAKPLVDDLIHGKNGLLFTYGVTGSGKTFTMTGSPGQGGLLPRSLDMIFNSIGPYQAKRYVFKVDDKNGMEVQNEVDALLERQRRENNSSVSKPSSASSSKQKLDPEIADMIKSEEAYKTEGVDEDSSYSVFVSYIEIYNNYIYDLLEENQEDAIKPKPPQSKILREDQNHNMYVAGCMEVEVKSAEEAFQVFWRGQKKRKVANTRLNRESSRSHSVLIVKLAQAPLDADGDNILQDKNQVSVSQLCLVDLAGSERTGRTGAEGTRIREAGNINQSLLNLRTCIEILRENQICGTNRMVPYRDSKVTHLFKNYFDGEGKVRMVVCVNPKADDYEETLLVMRFAEMTQEVEVARPVDRPICGFTPGRRHRNQAFKEELSRKLDERGGPIDGDGHSVINSMAHCLPPLPSSELTDPNDDITLPRLIEALRNRHRIRQMMVDDYNNAANRMKSMLQELDNNLISKENVIHEQNSKLVEKDKIIQNNKAEIERLEKRTKTQEHKIDILQKTTKIYEDDQRTLKYELETREQRLHREQSDKRRLEQRMQGMVTDTQYKWEKECDRRVNAMQLEMQNKLWVKDEKLKQLKAIVTESKTPGRPDPPPRQTQRQPRSQTPRLPQPQTQPQTQPQWPSREERLPAKRSASPSPIPTMTPVRPLHRRSRSAGGEKWVDHKPSSSLDLGTVLQPVIPNSIQVSTPSEKTLSKCDRYVLTHQEVASDGEIQTQLIKGEVMKTRGGGQAVQFTDIETLKQELTTVPRRKRKSSEGTPANGDNTDGAWTDVETRCSAAVEMRAGSNLGPGYEHHAITKRRKP
- the ddb2 gene encoding DNA damage-binding protein 2 yields the protein MAPTWEIKPDTYRLPVVTHKSYKTDVQPHVFMLCYANVGVPAALNAERSRGEMKTRQKKSAEASESKSKVKKRAGETSGPTLSKKLRGKKDGETSKQGPPLKSTGAQKRAGYGSILHYIYKSTLGQSLHSQMRQCLQEPFVRSLLSYHLHSATSPFNRRVTCLEWHPTHPTTMAMGSKGGDIYLQDFKVPTKKSFLQGNGAGDFIGGMKFCPTDLSKVYVASGEGTLTIQSFEGHKPTVLSRTQDCGHSHHNVCSWYCCVDVSVSRQMLVIGDSAGQLVLLGLDGQKIFSDKLHKAKVTHAEFNPRCDWLLATASVDHTVKLWDLRNIKDKKSFLHEMPHERAVNSAYFNPLDCTKLLTTDQCDQIRVYASSDWSKPQHIIQHPHRHFQHLTPIKATWHPFYDLIVVGRYPDDRVCSGDQKIVDIFDTNTAALVCQLQDPNAPGIKSINKFNPMGDVIGSGMGATVLVWDQKESLISDPHQAQEETSTSVDSLRGQRRCQQQRSSRDRRGPVLDAKLKKKLASLKELETKTQTGSTKQKQAQMRKK
- the LOC117949008 gene encoding protein FAM180A, giving the protein MHTKKQLKICFQVILLLLFGQVLQDVAAGRSPTSQKPGSSISDANLMFEFLLGGVEIDQDNNVVMLDKEMASMRLGRAFLSQINDNIPRSLSSMMQMVTTLKDQRSRPLTHDQFDVLVLSLVYSAQQAWHQDRRKEQEAWSEVLLQLANVTVHELRGNYLFSYA